GCTTTTCTGATACTTCAATTTAAAATTGGAAAAACTGCTATACCACCTGCATTAGGTATCGGTGGAGGTTCGCTTGTCGCTCTTCTAGCAGCTGCAATTATCATAAAACCAAAATTTAGCGAAACAAATGAAGATACTTCAAAACTTCTTATGCAAATTGGTGCAACTGCCATTTTGCCACAGCTTCTTGCTGCATTAGGTGCTGTATTCACTAAAGCTGGAGTTGGAAAAGTAATAGCCGCCAGCATTTCATCTGTTGTTCCAACTGGAAATATCTTTGTAGGAATCGTTATTTATGCTATTGGAATGGTTATATTCACTATGATTATGGGAAATGCCTTTGCTGCATTTTCAGTAATAACTGCAGGAATTGGAATCCCATTTATTATCAAAAATGGTGGAAATCCAGCTATTATTGGTGCTTTAGGAATGACCGCCGGCTATTGCGGAACTCTTATGACTCCAATGGCAGCAAACTTTAATATTGTCCCTGCTTCAATTTTGGAAATAAAAGATAAATATGGAATTATAAAAGTCCAAGCTCCAATGGCTTTATTACTGCTTGTAACACATATTATACTTATGCTGCTGTTATTTGGAGTAAAATAAAACTGAAAATACTATGTTTATTGAGATTTCTAAATTTTTACAAACAAGTAAATTAAAAAAAAATCTAGAAAGGAGAGTATGAAATTATAAATTAAATCTATTTTTATAAAATCATATAAAAAATACTATGAAAATATTAGTTACTGGCTTTGACCCTTTTGGAGGTGAGCCCATAAATCCTGCCATTGAATCAGTTAAAAAATTGCCTGATAATATTGCAGGAGCACAAATTATCAAATTGGAAATTCCGACAGTAAAAGGAAAATCTATTAAAAAAATTGAAAAAGCTATTGAAGAGCACAATCCAGATGTCATCTTGTCAATTGGACAAGCAGGCGGAAGATTTGATATTTCCGTTGAACGAGTTGGAATAAATCTTGATGATTTCCGAATACCTGACAACGAAGGAAACCAAACTATTGATGAGCCAATTTTTCCAGATGGAGAAAATGCATATTTTGTAGATCTTCCTGTAAAAGCTATGGTAAAAAACATACAAAAAAATAAAATTCCAGCTTCAGTTTCATACACTGCAGGAACTTTCATCTGTAATCACGTTCTTTACGGTACACTTTATTTAATAAATAAAAAATACAAAAACAAAAAATCTGGATTTATTCATATTCCATTTTTACCAGAACAAGTTATTAATAAAAAAAATACACCATCAATGGAATTAAATACTATTATAAAAGGTTTAATTGCCGCAATTGAAACTATTGTAAAAAATGATAAAGATATTAAAGAAACTGGCGGAACTATTTGTTAGCAACATTCTTCTAAACATTTAGATATATCAAAAATAAAAAACCTGCTTTTATTTAAAAAAATTCTAAAGCAGGTTTTATTATTTATTTTTTACTTGTAAAAGGTAAACTTTCTTTTAAAAAACAGAAACTAAATTTTATTCATTTGCTGTTAAGAAGTCAAAATTTTATTGTCAATTTTCTTTTTAGCCATAACAAAAACCTCCAAATATTATATAGTTATTTTATCATATATTATTTAGAGATTTACACAAAAATTTTTACACACCCTTTTAACAAAAGATTTAAAGCATATTGAAGGATTTTTATTTTATCTTTACAATCATCAATATTTTCAAATTCTAAATATCCTACTGTCATATACTGACCTGCTGCAAATCTCTTTTTGTAAAACTCAATTCCTTTTTCTTTCAATTTTTCTTTTAATTCTTCATAAATTTTATTTCTAATTTCGGAAGAAATTTTCACTTTTTCATCATATTTTTCATCATCTTTATCTCCCAATGAATATTTTACAGCAATTATATTTTTCTTATTATATATCTCTTTTTCTTTTTTATAAAATTGTTCAATTTGAAGATACAAGTCATTATTAAGTTCTAGCTGATTTTGCCATAATTGAAATTTTTTAGTTACTTGAGATATTTCATCCATTTTTAAAGGAAACCACCACATTCCCATAAATCCACCTGATGAGTTATTCACATACCCCCAACTACAATCTTTTTGTCTTCCAATAGCATGCTCTAATAATTTTTTTTTTGTTTTTTAATTCTTTAAAAAATCCGATATAACAGTTTGAATTCCAGTCTTCTAATTTTTTATCTATATATGAATTTACATCTTTTTCTATATTGTTTAAATAATTATAATAATCTTCAACTAGAATATTATTAAAACTATTTTTATATTTTTCTAATAATGCTAGCATATCTTTTCTTTCAAATATTATATCTATACCCTCCTCTTTTAATCTTTCCATATTATCTTCATCGCATATTTTATAATAAACTACTTTTATTTTAGCTCTACTTCTATTATATTTTTCATTTTTTTCAGATATTATATCTCTATATGTTTTCTGCTGATTACTATGTAAACCTGTTCCCACTTTATCTTCTATTATTACATACATGTCTACTACAGGAATTTTTTCTATAAATTCTGTTTTATTTTGAATTTCCAATAATACATCTATTTTCTGATATTGTCTTTTTATATTTACTTTTCTATCTCCAAGTTTTTCACCTGACATTTTTTCAATAAAGTCAGTTGCAAGCTCTTTTAATTTTTTCTCATCTTCGGATAAATCATTATCATCAAAATTTACCCAGTTGCATAACCAACATATAAAAGCATCCTGTGACAGCTCTGACGTTGCAAAATTAAAAATATTGTTTCTTTCCATTTTAAATCCCTTCTTTCTATAATATTAATTAATTTATTTATTTAACTGAATCTTCCACAATGTAAGCAATAATATTTATGAAATTTTCATTTTCTGGATATATTTGCAGTCCCCAAAGAAATGCCCGCTCATTAAGAATATTAGTCATTATTTTAGCAATATCTTTTATCTGAGTCAATTCGATATTTTTTCCTGCTGTTATATTCAAAAATATTTTATAAGTTTTATTTTTATCAAAAGTTTCCAGCTTTAGTTTTAGGTTTTGCAAGAAATCATCAAAAGTTTCTAAATTTCCTTTTTCAAAAATTACGAAAGATTTTGAGGTTTTTTGAAATACAGTTTTTAAGTCCGCTAAATCAAGAGTAACCATTCCTTTTGCTGTTAAAGTTTTTGTTATTCCGTTGATTCCATTTTTTAAATCTTCTGAAGATTTGCATTTTATGATAAAGTCTGTTTTTGAATCAAATAGGTCAGTATAGCCATTTTCAATATCGTAAATGCCAGTAAAAATGTCGTTTTTTTCAGTGTTTCTGATTATTTCTAAGGCAAAATTTTTATCATTTTCAAAATATGTATTTAAAATTATCAAAATTACATCTGTATCTTGAAAATTTATTTTTAAATCTTTGTAGTCATTTTTAATTGTAATAATGCTTATATTTTCATGTGTAATTATTTCTTTTTCAATAGTGCTTAGAGCTGTTTCTCCTAAACTTATAATTTTTATTTTTGGTATTTTTTCCATAAATTTTCTCCTTTTTATAGAAATTTATTTTAAAATTTTGTATTCAATAACGTAATCTCCCTGACTTCGTAGCCACATTTCCGCTCCAAAACTTCCATAAACTTCGATTTTTATAGTATAAACTGTAGTTTCCCGATTATTTTCTTTAACTATTTTTTCATCCAATATTTCTGCAGTTGGAAATTTATCAAGCACATACTCGATATAGCCTCTGTATTTAAATTCTATTCTTGTAAGAGGTCCTGAGTGCATAAAATGTATATATTTTCTAAATTCTCCATCTTTAAATTTGTCAGAATAATTTAGGATTTTAAACTTCTTGCCTGTATTTTCTATCTTTTTCATTCTATCAATTCTAAAAATTGCAGGATATTCTTCTTTATTTTCAATATATCCAATTAAATAAAAATAATATTCAGAAAACATTATTGACAGTGGTTTTATTTTATATTCCTTGTATTGTTTATCTTTTTTTGTATAATTTAAATGCACCCATTCTTGGTTTTTTATACATTGCGCTAATTTCCAAATGCTTTCGAGTAGTTTCTGTCCATGTTGTAAAGGAATATAATTCACCTTTTCACTATTTATCAAATTTTTTATTATCTCTCTATCGTTTATTGAGGAATTGTTAACTAGTTTCGTTATTAATTTTTCAGTTTCTTCTTTATTAAAAGCCCGACTTTCAAGGATAATTTTACTTATAGCCAAAAGTTCTTCGTTTGTAAAAGCTATCTTGTCATTCTTTTCAAGATAATAACCTTTTTTTGAACTAGAATATTTTATATCCGATTCACCTTCTTCAAAAAAATAATTCCTCAAAGTAGCTATATCTCGTTGTATCGTTTTTTTATCAACTTTAAATTCATTAGCTAAATCACTTCTATTCACTATCTCTTTTTGATTCAACCTTTTCATTATTTTTAATATTCTAATCGATTTTTCCTCAGAATTTTCATTTTTCATGATTAAGATTAAGCCTTTCTAAAAAATTCTTCTCAACGTTTTAATTATACCTTGATTTGTCACTTTTTCAAAATTTAAAACTTTTTCCTAATTTTTCTATTACTTCGAAATCTTTTCTTTAATCTCTTCTCTTCAAAATATTCTACATATTCCTCTCTTATGTCTCTACAATTTTTCATTTTATTAAATTTCTCAATTTTTTCCGTTATTTTATCAACCATTTTTTTTATATCTTTTAATGAACTATCTAGATTTACTGTAAAACACATTAATGGAATTTCATTATTTTCACAATCAATATCTTCATAATTAACTTCCTTAAAATTAGGAAATATATCTTTTAATTCTTTCTGAATTAATTTTATTGTCTTTTCTTCGATTTTATTATCATTAAACCATTTTAACAAAAAATAATTATTTGTTTTTTTATCTTCTGCAATTAAATTTACACAAAAACATTCTATAAAAAATTCATGTTTCAACCATTTTATATAATCAAAACAACGATATACATCATAATCTTCAAATTTTTTATTTATATAACTTTCTAAAACTAAATATAAAGATAAATTTTCGTTAATACTTACACCAAAATTTTTCTTATTTTCCTGATTAATTTGATTATAATAACTGTCAAAAATACTGTCATCTATATATTTTTTTGAATTTTCAAATAAAGTTAAAAATTTTTCTTTATCGTATAAAATACTTATTTCTTCTACTTCTTCCTTTTCATACCTAGAAATTAAATCAGATGAAAAATGAACAATTTTTACATTATTCTCTTCGTTTTCTTTTAAATTCTCATATTTTTTTAATAATTTAATTAATTTCCCATTGTATTCATTAAAATCTTTTGAATATTCGTAATAACTAAAATCTCTGAAATATATATATTTTCTGTTTCCATTTTGATTCCTATTTAAAATTAACAAAATCGGACAATCACCTAAAATTCTATCAATAAAACTTCCATTTTCAGAATAATAATTTTTATTTGAAAAATGTATCTCAATATCTTCTGTAGTTAACTTTTCTCCTAAAATTTCCTCAATAAATTTTTTTGCCATATTTTTTAAAGCCACCTTACTGCTATTATTTGTAGTCTCAACATTTAACCATTTTATCATCCAATATAAAAAAATATCGGTATCAAACTCAGCGTTATAAAAAGCATCATTTTTAACTAATTTTACATTACTCATTTTCCCCATCTCCTCAACTTTATTTTTGTTATCTAATTATACTTTTTATATGAGACATATTTTGTCCCTTTAGAATAAAAATTTATTTTTTTAAAATTTTATAACTACAATATCAAATGCAACATTTTTTCATCTTGACAACAACAATTTTCGAGATACAATTATATCAGAAAGAGAAAAAAATAATTAATATTTCTATAATAAAAGGAAGTGACTTGTTATGGTAAACCGTATCATTTTAAATGAAGTATCTTATCATGGATTTGGAGCAATTGAATCTATTCCAGGTGAAGTGGAAAAAAATAAATTCAAAAAGGCTTTTATTTGTACAGATCCTGGATTAATTAAAGCTGGAGCAGCTAAAAAAATTACTGATATACTTGATAAAGCTAATTTGGAATATTTAATATTTTCTGATGTTCAACAAAATCCTACAATTGAAAATGTAAAAGCTGGAGTTGAAAAATTTAAAGAAAGTGGTGCAGATTATATTATTGCAATTGGTGGAGGTTCTGCTATGGATTGTGCCAAAGCTGTAGCAATTATTATAAATAATCCTGAATTTTCTGATGTTCGAAGTCTTGAAGGAGTTGCAGATACAAAAAATAAATGCGTTCCAATAATCGCAGTTGCAACTACAGCTGGAACAGCTGCCGAAGTTACAATAAATTATGTTATAACTGATGTTGAAAAAAATAGAAAATTTGTCTGTGTTGACCCACACGATATGCCAATAGTTGCGATAGTTGATCCAGGAATGATGATGACAATGCCAAAAGAATTGACAGCTGCAACTGGACTTGATGCACTAACTCATGCAATCGAAGGATTTACAACAAAAGCTGCTTGGGAAATGACTGACATGTTCCATTTAAAAGCAATTGAATTAATAGCAAAATATTTGAGAAAAGCTGTGGAAAATGACGAAGAAGCTAAAGAAAAAATGGCTCTTGCCTCATATTTAGCAGGAATGGGATTCTCAAATGTAGGCCTTGGAATTGTACACTCAATGGCTCATCCTCTAGGAGCATTTTACGGAACTCCGCACGGTGTTGCAAACGCTATAATTTTACCAACTGTAATGGAATACAATGCTGAATATACAGGGGAAAAATTTAGAGAAATAGCAAAAGCTTTTGGAATAAAACATACTAAAAGAATGGCTCCCGAAGAATATAGAAAAGCAGCAGTAGAGGCTGTAAGACAATTGGCACATGACGTAAATATTCCTGAAAATTTAAAGGGAATAATGGATATAAAAGATTTAGATTTTATCGCTGAATCAGCTTTGAATGATGTTTGTACTGGCGGAAATCCACGAGATACAAACTTGGAAGAAATAAAAGAACTTTATAAAAAATTGTTGTAATTTACAAAAAAACTCCATTCATTTTAGAGTGGAGTTTTCTATTAATTTTAATTTCTAAATTTGAATATTTAATTTTCTTAAAATTCAAGTCTATTTAATAAATTCCAAAAATTCTTTTACTTGTTTTTTCAAGGCTTCTTTATAATATCCCTGTTTCCTCCCATTGCAATTCCTCAATTGTGATTTATAATATTGTAAGCGAAAATTCATTTAAACCTTGAATTTTTTCCTATTTTACTATACAATATTCTGAAGTATTTAAAACTAATTTTTTAAATTTTATTTCAAAAAAACAGAAAGGAAAAATATGAAACAATACATTGTAGATGCCTTTACAGATACTCTTTTCAAAGGGAATCCTGCTGCTGTGTGTATTATGGATTCTTGGATAGATGACGACTTGATGCTTTCGATTACTAGAGAAAATAATTTGTCAGAGACGGCTTTTGCTGTGAAGGAAAATGAGAAATATAGATTGCGTTGGTTCACTCCTGGCGGAGAAATCGACCTTTGTGGACATGCTACTTTGGCGACAGCTTTTGTGATAACTAATTTTTATGAAAAAGATATTGATAAAATCGTGTTTGACACATTAAGTGGCGATTTAACTGTTCATAAAAAAGGAGAATTATTTGAATTGAATTTTCCTTCTTACGACTTAAAATCTGTTGAAATTACGGAAGAAATAATTGATGCGATTGGAGTTAAACCGCTAGAAGTCTTTATTGACAGGGATTTAGTTTGTGTTTTAGAAAATTCGGAACTTGTGGAAAAGTTTGAGCCAAATTTGGAAAAAATTAAATTGTTTGATGGACTTCTTTTACACATTACGGCTAAAGCTGATGAAAAATCAGAATTTGATTGTATTTCTCGTTCCTTTGCACCAAAATTGGATGTTGCCGAAGATCCTGTTTGTGGCTCTGGACATTGTCATCTTGTACCACTTTGGTCAGATAAATTGGGAAAAAATGAAATTGTCGCATTTCAAGCTTCCAAACGAACTGGAATTCTCTATTGCAAATTAGATAGAGAAAAAAATCGAGTTTCATTGAGTGGAAAAGCTGTATTATTTGCAGTTTCAGAAATTTTTATTTAAAAAATTCTATTTCTAAAAATTTTTATTCTATCTATATTTGATATTTCATTTTTTTTGTAGTAAAATATAATAAATAACTATAAAATTATTTAGTAAAAAAAACTTAAAATTTAGAATATTAAATAACGATAGAAGGGTGGATTTTATATGAAAATTGGAATAGATAAAATTGGATTTGCAATGCCGAATTTCTTTTTGGATATCAGAGATTTAGCGGTTTCTAGAGAACAAAACGAAAATAAGTTTACAAAAGGATTACTGCAAAGTGAGATGTGCGTTGCTCCAATTACTCAAGATATTGTGACATTGGGAGCTAGTGCTGCAGAAAAAATTTTGAACAAAGAAGATAAAAAAAGTATTGATTTAATAATAGTTGGAACGGAATCGGGAATTGACCAGAGCAAATCTTCTGGAGTTTTTATTCATCATTTACTTGAAATTCAACCTTTTGCGAGATGTGTTGAAATAAAGGAGGCTTGTTACGGCGCAACTGCTGCACTAAATTTTGCGAAAAACCATATTTTAAAAAATCCTGAGTCAAAAGTTTTAGTTATAGCTTCGGACATCGCTAAATATGGCATTGGTACTGCTGGAGAATCCACTCAAGGTGCAGGAAGCGTGGCACTGCTTATAAAAAAAGATCCTAAAATTGCTGTTTTAAATGATGATAGTGTTTGTCAGACGAGAGATATAATGGATTTTTGGCGTCCTAATTATGCCGACTTTCCATTTGTTGATGGACATTTTTCTTCAAAACAATATTTGGATTGCCTTACTACAACTTTTTGCGAATACAAAAAACGCCACAACAAAAATTTACTTGATTTTAACGCTTTTTGTTTCCATTTACCTTTTCCAAAACTTGGATTAAAAGGATTAAATTCACTTTTTTCTGAAACTGAAAATTTAACAAAAGAAAAAAAAGCTATATTTTTAGATAATTTCTATTCTTCAATAGTTTACAGCAAACGAATTGGGAATATTTACACAGGTTCTCTTTATTTAAGTTTGCTCTCATTACTTGAAAATTGTCAAAATTTAAAAGCAGGTGATGTAATTGGAATGTATAGTTACGGAAGCGGTGCAGTTTGTGAAATTTTTAGTATTACGCTTGTTGATGGATTTAAAAATCAGCTGATAAACGACAGAATAAAAGATTTTGACGAAAGAAAAAGACTTAGCACTTCTGAATATGAAAAAATGTTTTTTGAACAAATAGAACTTGACGAATATGGAAATAGCATTAACTTACTACAAGATAACAGTCTTTTTTATTTGGAAAAAATTGAAAATCATAAACGAATTTATAAAAAAAGAGGTTATTAAAATGGATAAAAATAAAAAGGAACAGGAAAAGAAAAAAAATTGGCTTGGATTTCAAAAAAAAGAAAGAATTGAAAGAATTGAAATGCTAGAAAACAATGATTTCTTGGATAAAAATACAAAAAAAATACTTCTTGAAAATGAAAATTTGCCGCTAGAAATCGCAAATCAAATAACCGAAAATAATATTGCAACTTTTTCGTTGCCAATGGGAATCGCACCAAACTTTTTAATTGATGGAAAAGAATATGCTGTTCCGATGGTCACTGAAGAGCCGTCTGTAATCGCCGCTGCAAGTTATGCCGCAAAAATCATTTCAAAATGCAAAGGTTTTAAAACAATTGCTCTAGATAGAAAAATGATTGGAGAAATTGCGCTTTACGATATAATTGATTTTGAAAAAGCTAAAAATTTGATTTTGAAAAATGAAAATAAAATTTTAGAAATTGCAAACGAAGCTTATCCATCAATTGTAAAAAGAGGTGGAGGTGCTATTTGTTTGGAAATCAAAAAATTAGAAAATTTTCTTGTTGTATATTTAACTGTCGATGTGAAGGAAGCAATGGGTGCAAACATCTTAAATACGATGTTAGAAGGAATTAAACCACTACTTGAAGAAATTACAAATTCAACTGCACTAATGGGAATTTTATCAAATTATGCGACAAAATCTTTAGTTACTGCAACTTGCGAAATAGACTCCAAATTACTTGGAGGAAATCATGTGGCGAAAAAAATTGATTTAGCTTCTAAATTCGCTAAAATTGATACTTATAGAGCAGCAACTCACAACAAAGGAATTTTTAATGGAATTGACGCTGTAGTTATTGCGACTGGAAATGACTGGCGTGGAATCGAAGCAGCAGGACATGCTTTTGCAGCAAAAAATGGAAAATATGAAGGACTTACAACTTGGACTTTTGATGAAAAAATTAACAAATTAAAAGGAGAATTAACACTTCCTATGCCAGTTGCAAGTGTCGGCGGTTCAATCGGTTTAAATCCTAGTGTAACTGCAGCTTTTGATATTTTAAAAAATCCAAGTGCTATAGAATTAGCTAAAATAATAGTTTCGGTTGGACTTGCACAAAATCTTGCCGCTATAAAGGCGCTTGTCACGACTGGAATTCAAAAAGGACATATGAAATTACAGGCACGGACTTTAGCTTTATTTTCGGGAGCAAAAGATGGTGAAGTCGATTTAGTTGTAAATACAATTTTAGAAAAAAAACTTATAATTAATTCTGAGAATATAAAAAATATTTTAGAAGAAATTAGAAATATATAAAAAAAAACTACACCTAAATTAAAGAGTGTAGTTTATTTTTAATCTTTAAACATCCTAATCTTATATTTTTAAAATTTTTACATCATTCCCGGCATTCCCATTCCTCCTGGCATTCCACCAGCTGGTGCTTCTTCCTTTTCATTTGCAACTGCAACTTCTGTTGTAAGTAAAACTGAAGATACTGAAACAGCGTTTTGAATTGCTGAACGAGTTACTTTGGCTGGATCAATTATTCCAGCTTTTACCATATCTACATATTCTTCTTTCGCAGCGTCAAACCCTATTCCATTTTCAGAATTTTTAACTTTTTCAAGCACAACTCCAGCATCAATTCCAGCATTTACGACAATTTGTCTAAGTGGCGCAAATAGAGCTTTTTTAACAATTTCTACTCCTAATCCTTCTTCACCAGCTAATTTAAAGTCTTCAATCGCATTTGCAATTTCAACTAAAACTGTTCCACCTCCAGCTACAATTCCTTCTTCAACTGCCGCTTTTGTAGCATTTAATGCATCCTCAATTCTAAGTTTTCTCTCTTTCATTTCAGTTTCTGTCGCAGCACCAACTTTTATCACTGCAACTCCACCCGCAAGTTTTGCAAGTCTTTCCTGTAATTTTTCCCTGTCATAGTCAGACGAAGTTTCCGAAATTGCATTTTTAATTTGTCCAACTCTTGCACTGATTTCAGCTTTATCACCCATTCCGTCCACAATTACTGTATTATCTTTAGTAATTCTAACTTTTTTAGCTTGTCCTAACAATGCAATATCAGCTTCTTCCAATTTTATTCCTTTTTCTTCAGAAATAACTTCTCCACCTGTTAAAATTGCTATATCTTGTAACATAGCTTTTCTTCTATCTCCGAAAGCTGGAGCTTTTACAGCAGCTACATTTAATGTCCCACGAAGTTTATTTACAACTAATGTCGCAAGAGCTTCCCCTTCAACATCTTCAGCAATTATAAGCATCGGTCTGCTTGTTTCAACTGTCTTTTCCAAAACTGGAAGCAATTCTTTCATATTTGAGATTTTTTTGTCTGTTATTAGAATGTAAGGATTGTCCATTTCAACGACCATTCTTTCAGAATCTGAAACCATATATGGCGACAAGTAACCATTGTCAAACTGCATTCCTTCTACTACTTCTAAAGTTGTGTCAAGTGAACGAGCTTCTTCGACTGTAATTACGCCTTCTTCCCCAACTTTTTCCATTGCCTGTGCAATCAATTTTCCAATTTCCTTATCTCCCGCTGAAATTGCTCCAACTTGTGCGATTTCTTCATTTGCTTCAACTTTTTTAGCCTTTTTAGAAAGCTCTTCAATCACTTTTTTTGAAGCCTGTTCCATTCCACGACGGATAAATACTGGATTTGCTCCTGCTGAAACCATTTTTAGTCCTTCTTTTATTAAAGCTTGAGCAAGAACTGTAGCCGTAGTTGTTCCATCTCCTGCCACATCGTTAGACTTTGTTGCAACTTCTTTTACAATTTGTGCTCCAAGATTTTCGATTGGATCACTTAATTCGATCTCTTTGGCAATTGTAACACCGTCATTTGTAATCATTGGTGCTCCAAAGCC
This genomic stretch from Leptotrichia sp. oral taxon 218 harbors:
- a CDS encoding DUF979 domain-containing protein, with the translated sequence MEIKALLKLLTQIIYILCGLVSISTGIRGLKNEKAKIGTFLFWTILGIIFIFGEAIPYKVTGGLLVILAIITVTKQLHIGKFENISSQFKIAQSEKLKNKIFIPAVLIGIAAFLILQFKIGKTAIPPALGIGGGSLVALLAAAIIIKPKFSETNEDTSKLLMQIGATAILPQLLAALGAVFTKAGVGKVIAASISSVVPTGNIFVGIVIYAIGMVIFTMIMGNAFAAFSVITAGIGIPFIIKNGGNPAIIGALGMTAGYCGTLMTPMAANFNIVPASILEIKDKYGIIKVQAPMALLLLVTHIILMLLLFGVK
- the pcp gene encoding pyroglutamyl-peptidase I, which gives rise to MKILVTGFDPFGGEPINPAIESVKKLPDNIAGAQIIKLEIPTVKGKSIKKIEKAIEEHNPDVILSIGQAGGRFDISVERVGINLDDFRIPDNEGNQTIDEPIFPDGENAYFVDLPVKAMVKNIQKNKIPASVSYTAGTFICNHVLYGTLYLINKKYKNKKSGFIHIPFLPEQVINKKNTPSMELNTIIKGLIAAIETIVKNDKDIKETGGTIC
- a CDS encoding YafY family protein — encoded protein: MKNENSEEKSIRILKIMKRLNQKEIVNRSDLANEFKVDKKTIQRDIATLRNYFFEEGESDIKYSSSKKGYYLEKNDKIAFTNEELLAISKIILESRAFNKEETEKLITKLVNNSSINDREIIKNLINSEKVNYIPLQHGQKLLESIWKLAQCIKNQEWVHLNYTKKDKQYKEYKIKPLSIMFSEYYFYLIGYIENKEEYPAIFRIDRMKKIENTGKKFKILNYSDKFKDGEFRKYIHFMHSGPLTRIEFKYRGYIEYVLDKFPTAEILDEKIVKENNRETTVYTIKIEVYGSFGAEMWLRSQGDYVIEYKILK
- the fucO gene encoding lactaldehyde reductase: MVNRIILNEVSYHGFGAIESIPGEVEKNKFKKAFICTDPGLIKAGAAKKITDILDKANLEYLIFSDVQQNPTIENVKAGVEKFKESGADYIIAIGGGSAMDCAKAVAIIINNPEFSDVRSLEGVADTKNKCVPIIAVATTAGTAAEVTINYVITDVEKNRKFVCVDPHDMPIVAIVDPGMMMTMPKELTAATGLDALTHAIEGFTTKAAWEMTDMFHLKAIELIAKYLRKAVENDEEAKEKMALASYLAGMGFSNVGLGIVHSMAHPLGAFYGTPHGVANAIILPTVMEYNAEYTGEKFREIAKAFGIKHTKRMAPEEYRKAAVEAVRQLAHDVNIPENLKGIMDIKDLDFIAESALNDVCTGGNPRDTNLEEIKELYKKLL
- a CDS encoding PhzF family phenazine biosynthesis protein — protein: MKQYIVDAFTDTLFKGNPAAVCIMDSWIDDDLMLSITRENNLSETAFAVKENEKYRLRWFTPGGEIDLCGHATLATAFVITNFYEKDIDKIVFDTLSGDLTVHKKGELFELNFPSYDLKSVEITEEIIDAIGVKPLEVFIDRDLVCVLENSELVEKFEPNLEKIKLFDGLLLHITAKADEKSEFDCISRSFAPKLDVAEDPVCGSGHCHLVPLWSDKLGKNEIVAFQASKRTGILYCKLDREKNRVSLSGKAVLFAVSEIFI
- a CDS encoding hydroxymethylglutaryl-CoA synthase, translating into MKIGIDKIGFAMPNFFLDIRDLAVSREQNENKFTKGLLQSEMCVAPITQDIVTLGASAAEKILNKEDKKSIDLIIVGTESGIDQSKSSGVFIHHLLEIQPFARCVEIKEACYGATAALNFAKNHILKNPESKVLVIASDIAKYGIGTAGESTQGAGSVALLIKKDPKIAVLNDDSVCQTRDIMDFWRPNYADFPFVDGHFSSKQYLDCLTTTFCEYKKRHNKNLLDFNAFCFHLPFPKLGLKGLNSLFSETENLTKEKKAIFLDNFYSSIVYSKRIGNIYTGSLYLSLLSLLENCQNLKAGDVIGMYSYGSGAVCEIFSITLVDGFKNQLINDRIKDFDERKRLSTSEYEKMFFEQIELDEYGNSINLLQDNSLFYLEKIENHKRIYKKRGY
- a CDS encoding hydroxymethylglutaryl-CoA reductase, degradative, which produces MDKNKKEQEKKKNWLGFQKKERIERIEMLENNDFLDKNTKKILLENENLPLEIANQITENNIATFSLPMGIAPNFLIDGKEYAVPMVTEEPSVIAAASYAAKIISKCKGFKTIALDRKMIGEIALYDIIDFEKAKNLILKNENKILEIANEAYPSIVKRGGGAICLEIKKLENFLVVYLTVDVKEAMGANILNTMLEGIKPLLEEITNSTALMGILSNYATKSLVTATCEIDSKLLGGNHVAKKIDLASKFAKIDTYRAATHNKGIFNGIDAVVIATGNDWRGIEAAGHAFAAKNGKYEGLTTWTFDEKINKLKGELTLPMPVASVGGSIGLNPSVTAAFDILKNPSAIELAKIIVSVGLAQNLAAIKALVTTGIQKGHMKLQARTLALFSGAKDGEVDLVVNTILEKKLIINSENIKNILEEIRNI
- the groL gene encoding chaperonin GroEL (60 kDa chaperone family; promotes refolding of misfolded polypeptides especially under stressful conditions; forms two stacked rings of heptamers to form a barrel-shaped 14mer; ends can be capped by GroES; misfolded proteins enter the barrel where they are refolded when GroES binds), which produces MGKIIKFNEEARKSLEVGVDTLADAVKITLGPKGRNVVLDRGFGAPMITNDGVTIAKEIELSDPIENLGAQIVKEVATKSNDVAGDGTTTATVLAQALIKEGLKMVSAGANPVFIRRGMEQASKKVIEELSKKAKKVEANEEIAQVGAISAGDKEIGKLIAQAMEKVGEEGVITVEEARSLDTTLEVVEGMQFDNGYLSPYMVSDSERMVVEMDNPYILITDKKISNMKELLPVLEKTVETSRPMLIIAEDVEGEALATLVVNKLRGTLNVAAVKAPAFGDRRKAMLQDIAILTGGEVISEEKGIKLEEADIALLGQAKKVRITKDNTVIVDGMGDKAEISARVGQIKNAISETSSDYDREKLQERLAKLAGGVAVIKVGAATETEMKERKLRIEDALNATKAAVEEGIVAGGGTVLVEIANAIEDFKLAGEEGLGVEIVKKALFAPLRQIVVNAGIDAGVVLEKVKNSENGIGFDAAKEEYVDMVKAGIIDPAKVTRSAIQNAVSVSSVLLTTEVAVANEKEEAPAGGMPGGMGMPGMM